The Arachis hypogaea cultivar Tifrunner chromosome 14, arahy.Tifrunner.gnm2.J5K5, whole genome shotgun sequence genome has a segment encoding these proteins:
- the LOC112742026 gene encoding uncharacterized protein At4g06744, translating to MGRGTTTTNSLFFSSLLLLLSSLLFQNGVVYAQEKIASSEEEALGLFQERETLEIIIGGGSTPSPSPSPAPTPPDYTPCPPPPKPLSRLDKARKVLLNFTNYIVDPKGFTSNWCTQTINTCDFKGIRCAPYPHSNELAVAGLDLNQAGIYGRNNKPLSLSGILDRIPELTFFHVNSNNFSSSVPKEIISYGFFFELDLSNNKLCGQFPMETLKNKNLVFLDLRFNNLAGPIPWQLFEMDLDVIFINNNKFNQFLPQNFGNTPARYLTFANNQLCGPIPRSIGKAANTLTEVLFLGNRFDGCLPYEIGNLKKAVVFDVSMNQLTGPIPYSFGCLRQIQFLNLAKNKFYGAVPENVCKLPGLINNGNLTLSNNYFTEVGPECRKLIKSKVLDLTNNCVPGLLNQRPQKECWEFLHSVKPCPNEKYLLSYAPCAGWKETENTEEVAAATEPVTYNALKPHRLRL from the exons ATGGGAAGAGGAACAACAACAACCAACTCCCTGTTCTTTTCATCACTACTCTTATTGCtatcttctctcttgttccaaaacggcgtcgtttatgCTCAAGAAAAGATAGCATCATCAGAGGAAGAAGCACTGGGCTTATTTCAAGAAAGAGAGACACTTGAAATCATCATAGGAGGTGGAAGTAcaccttccccttccccttcccctgcACCTACGCCACCTGATTATACGCCATGCCCTCCGCCACCGAAACCGCTGAGCCGTTTGGACAAAGCGCGAAAAGTGCTCCTCAACTTCACCAACTACATCGTAGACCCAAAAGGTTTCACCAGTAACTGGTGCACACAGACAATTAACACGTGCGATTTCAAAGGAATTCGGTGCGCCCCATACCCACACTCAAACGAACTTGCAGTTGCAGGGTTGGACCTCAACCAAGCCGGAATCTATGGCCGCAACAACAAACCTCTTTCCCTCTCTGGAATCTTGGACAGAATTCCAGAACTCACATTCTTCCATGTTAACTCCAACAACTTCTCCAGTTCCGTACCAAAGGAAATAATCAGTTACGGCTTTTTCTTCGAGCTTGATCTTAGCAACAACAAGCTTTGTGGTCAGTTTCCAATGGAAACGCTTAAGAACAAGAACCTAGTGTTCTTGGACCTCAGGTTCAACAACCTCGCCGGCCCGATTCCATGGCAACTATTCGAAATGGATCTCGACGTGAttttcatcaacaacaacaagttCAACCAGTTCCTCCCCCAGAATTTCGGAAATACCCCCGCAAG GTACCTGACCTTTGCCAACAATCAATTATGCGGTCCGATACCAAGGAGCATCGGCAAGGCAGCCAACACTCTGACGGAGGTGCTCTTCCTTGGGAACAGGTTTGATGGCTGCTTGCCGTACGAAATCGGAAACCTAAAGAAAGCAGTTGTGTTTGATGTGAGCATGAACCAATTAACAGGTCCAATACCGTACTCGTTTGGTTGCTTGAGGCAGATTCAATTCTTGAATCTTGCGAAAAACAAATTCTACGGTGCGGTTCCGGAGAACGTTTGCAAGCTTCCGGGGCTGATTAATAACGGAAACTTGACCCTGTCAAACAACTACTTCACAGAGGTTGGTCCTGAATGCAGGAAATTGATAAAGTCAAAGGTTTTGGATTTGACCAATAACTGTGTTCCGGGTTTACTGAACCAGAGGCCACAAAAAGAGTGTTGGGAGTTTCTTCATAGTGTGAAGCCTTGTCCAAATGAGAAGTATCTTTTGAGTTATGCACCTTGTGCGGGATGGAAGGAAACTGAGAACACGGAGGAGGTGGCAGCGGCGACGGAGCCTGTTACTTATAACGCTCTCAAACCGCACCGGTTGAGACTTTGA